The genomic region TGATGGTGAAATACTTGGATAAGGATGCCTACGGGTTGTCGATTATCTTCTTTCAGATAGTTAACTACTTGGCCCTGTTTGATTTCGGGCTTTCCTCGGCCGTTATCCGCAACCTGGCGCTGCACCGGGGCGACGACGAGCACAACCGTCTGATGGTGAACCGCATCATGTCGACGGGGGTGTTGGTGGCAGCGGGATTCGGGCTGCTGGTGGCCGTTTTGGGGATTAGCTTGGCACCGTTGCTACCTGAAGCCTACGACCTGCGGCCCGAGCTGGCGGCCCCGGCCGTGCCCATCGTTATTACTCTGAGTTTGCTGGTGGGCGGGCAGTTCGTTCAGCGCGGTTTGGGCGGTATCTTTTTCGCTCATCACCGGCAGGTCCTCATTGCCACGCCCATCTTTGCCGTCAACCTGCTTACTACCGGCCTGACGCTGCTGTTGCTCTGGCGCGGCGTGGGCCTGTGGACGTTCGTGTACGCCAATCTGTTTCAACTGTTCGGCAACGGCATTGTGCAGATCTGGCTGCTGCGGCGCTACTATCCCAACGTGCGCATCAGCCCCAAATTCTACGACAAGGCCCTGACGCACTCTATGCTGGGGTATGGCTTTTTCATGTTTCTGCACGGGCTGGCTACGCAGGTTATTCTGTACACCGACCGGCTGGTAATCGGTAAGGTGCTGTCTTTGGCGCTGGTGGCAGTGTTTTCGCTCACGGTGCGCATTCCGGAAGTGGGCATGAACCTGCTGGGCCGCGTCACCGAAAATGCCTTGCCTGCCGTAGCCGAAATTGTGGTGCGCGAAGGACCCGCCCGCGCCCGCGTGTACTTCCACCGCATGATGCTGCTGATTGTGGTGATGAGTCTGGCGGCGTTCTGGCTGATGTTGGCTATGGATGAGTGGTTTATCCGCTTGTGGGTCGGCCCCGATTTCTTCGCTGGGCAGCAGGTGCTGGTGCTGGCCCTGATCATCATGGTTCAGCAGACCATTACCCGTACCGGGGTTTTTTTCCTGAACGCCAAAGGCATTGCCCGCCCCCTGAGCTTTGCCGCCATGATAGAAGCCGCCCTCAACCTGGCTTTGTCCATCGGGCTGGGTTACAAAATGGGCATGAGCGGAATTCTGCTCGGGACTATTCTGGCCGCCTTGTGTACCTCGGTGTGGTACGTGCCGTATCTGCTGCGCAAACACCTTGAAATTTCGATGATGGATTCTCTGGTGCGCCCTATACTAGGGCCTACGCTGGGCGTCAGCGCGGCGGGCATCGCCATTTACTTTCTGGTCAGGGCGCTTGATACTGAGCCGTTTTTCAATAACTGGCTGTGGTTCCTGCCTATTGGGGCGGTAGTTTCATTGCTGATGGGCATTTTCGTGTGGCTGGTGTATCTGCGTAAGCCGATGGGCGAATACGTGCCGTTGCGTTTTCGCCGTTACCTGCTCGTTCAATCTTAACTCTAACGGCCGCTCCTGCGGCCGTTTTCTCGCGTGCTATGACCTCCGTTTCCAGCTTCCTCAACAAAGCCACCCGCACCGTCCTCTGGCGTACCGGCCTAGGCCGCAAGGCGGCGGCCAGCTATTGGACCAACCGGGCCGAAGGCGCGGGCTTCCGCTACCTGTACCGCGAAACCGACGACGTATTTGCCAACGTGCCCACGCAGTTCGCGGACCCGGTATTCACGAAGTTCATTGCGGAGGATAATAAGCGCTGGACTATGCAGGAAAGCTCCGTGGTGGAAGTGCAGGACGTGCTGCTGGAGCCGGAGCGCCTGCTGGGCATCCGGGCCGGGCGGGAAGTGGTGGAGCAAACTGTGGTGTACAAGCACGACCGGCAGTACCCGTACATTCTGCCCTACCTGCTGCGGCCGGCCAATACCACCCAGCTGGCCACGGCTATCTGGTACGATGGCTCGGCGACCCGCAACTATTTCCACCATCTGGTAGATGCCCTCATCAGCCTGCAACAGCTGGAACGTAGCAAGCTGCCGCTGGATACGCCCGTGCTCATCACCAAGCATATGTACGACACGGTATATTTCCATTACCTGTACCAGCGCAGTACACAGTTGCGGCAGCTGAACTGGTACGTGGTGGGCGACCAGGAATGGGTGCAGGTGCAAAAGCTCTACAAGCTGCAAACCGCGCCGTACAGCCCAGCCGCCTGGCGCACTATGCGCGAGTTGTACACCATGCCCGACGTGAAGCCCTGGCGCAAGGTGTTCCTGAACCGGGACCGGAACCGCTACGGCCGCTACCTCGACAACGAGCGGGAAGTAGTGGACATGCTCAAGCGACACGGTTTCGAGGAAATGTTTGCCGAAAACCTCACCATTGAGCAGCAGGCCCAACTGTTCCAGGAAACCGAATATCTGGTGGCCCTGCACGGAGCCGGCATGATTCAGCAGTTCTTCATGAACTACGCCCACAGCCACGTTATCGAAATAATGCCCGGCAACTACCTCCAACCGCTCTATTATTGGCAGGCCTACACGATGGGCCTGAAGTATTACGACGTAATCGTGGGCGGCAACATGCGCGACGGTAAAGAGTACCCGGTAAACGTGGTAGCCGTGGAAGCGGCCGTGGAGCGGATGCTGAGTAACCAGCACCCCGGGCGCGTGTATGGTCTCACGGCACTCCCGGCGGCTCCGGCTGTTTCTTGAGCCTATGAAACTCCTCATCGTGTTGGAAGACCTGCGCACTGGTGGGGCCCAGACGTTTGCTTTGCGTCTGGCGCAGGCCTTGCACATTGCCGGCCATCAGGTGCATATCTATGATCAATACGCGCACCTGGTCAACCAAGAGCTGGTGCGGCAGCTTGCTCCCGATGTACCGGTGGTTTCCTACGGGGCCGCCTCGCCGGGGCTGGATGTGGTGCTGCGCAAAGCGGCCGGGCTGGGCCGGCGCCTTGGCCGCCCCGACTGGCTGCGGGAGCAGCAGGTTATCCGCCACCTGCGCCAGACCATTCAGCGCCTGCAGCCTGACGTGGTAAACAGCCACACCATTAAGGCCGATTACGTAGCGGCCAAAGCCTTGCAAGGATTGAGTGCCCCGCTAGTGATTACCATGCACGGCTGCTATGAGCTGTTTCTGCACAAAGCTGACGCGCCCGAAGTCACGCCCAAGGGCAATTTTGCGTTGCAACATGCGGCGGCCGTGGTATATCTTACAGCCAAGAACCTGGAAATATTCGAGCAACAGGGTGTCCGGCCGTTAAATAAGCTGCTAAACCGCAAAATCTACAACGGCTTCGACGGGCAGTTCTCGGCTGAAAAATCGCAGCATACCCGCGCCACGCTGGGTATTCCAGCTGAAGCTAAGGTGTTCGGGATGGTAGCGCGGGGCATCCCGGAAAAAGGCTGGGCCCACGCCGTCAACTCGTTCTTGGCCCTGGAAGCTGCCCACCCCGAGCTGCACCTAGTGCTGGTAGGGGGGAGTGACTACCTCACCCAGCTGCGGGCCGAGCACCCGCATCCGCGCCTGCACTTCACCAACGTTTCGCGCAACCCTATTGATTGGGTCGACTTGTTTGATGTTGGGCTGCTACCCAGTTATTTTCGCGCCGAAAGCCTACCCAATTCCATTGTGGAATACCTTTCGTGTGGCAAGCCGGTTATTGCCACTCGTATTGGCGAGGTGCCGGCCATGTTGGCGGCGGCGGGCGGTACAGCCGGTATGCTGGTAGAGCAGGTAAACCATCAGCTACTCGAT from Hymenobacter canadensis harbors:
- a CDS encoding lipopolysaccharide biosynthesis protein, whose protein sequence is MAEISRTKSAFWGTVSTQAFTIISMVVSIVSTPLMVKYLDKDAYGLSIIFFQIVNYLALFDFGLSSAVIRNLALHRGDDEHNRLMVNRIMSTGVLVAAGFGLLVAVLGISLAPLLPEAYDLRPELAAPAVPIVITLSLLVGGQFVQRGLGGIFFAHHRQVLIATPIFAVNLLTTGLTLLLLWRGVGLWTFVYANLFQLFGNGIVQIWLLRRYYPNVRISPKFYDKALTHSMLGYGFFMFLHGLATQVILYTDRLVIGKVLSLALVAVFSLTVRIPEVGMNLLGRVTENALPAVAEIVVREGPARARVYFHRMMLLIVVMSLAAFWLMLAMDEWFIRLWVGPDFFAGQQVLVLALIIMVQQTITRTGVFFLNAKGIARPLSFAAMIEAALNLALSIGLGYKMGMSGILLGTILAALCTSVWYVPYLLRKHLEISMMDSLVRPILGPTLGVSAAGIAIYFLVRALDTEPFFNNWLWFLPIGAVVSLLMGIFVWLVYLRKPMGEYVPLRFRRYLLVQS
- a CDS encoding glycosyltransferase family 61 protein, with amino-acid sequence MTSVSSFLNKATRTVLWRTGLGRKAAASYWTNRAEGAGFRYLYRETDDVFANVPTQFADPVFTKFIAEDNKRWTMQESSVVEVQDVLLEPERLLGIRAGREVVEQTVVYKHDRQYPYILPYLLRPANTTQLATAIWYDGSATRNYFHHLVDALISLQQLERSKLPLDTPVLITKHMYDTVYFHYLYQRSTQLRQLNWYVVGDQEWVQVQKLYKLQTAPYSPAAWRTMRELYTMPDVKPWRKVFLNRDRNRYGRYLDNEREVVDMLKRHGFEEMFAENLTIEQQAQLFQETEYLVALHGAGMIQQFFMNYAHSHVIEIMPGNYLQPLYYWQAYTMGLKYYDVIVGGNMRDGKEYPVNVVAVEAAVERMLSNQHPGRVYGLTALPAAPAVS
- a CDS encoding glycosyltransferase family 4 protein, which codes for MKLLIVLEDLRTGGAQTFALRLAQALHIAGHQVHIYDQYAHLVNQELVRQLAPDVPVVSYGAASPGLDVVLRKAAGLGRRLGRPDWLREQQVIRHLRQTIQRLQPDVVNSHTIKADYVAAKALQGLSAPLVITMHGCYELFLHKADAPEVTPKGNFALQHAAAVVYLTAKNLEIFEQQGVRPLNKLLNRKIYNGFDGQFSAEKSQHTRATLGIPAEAKVFGMVARGIPEKGWAHAVNSFLALEAAHPELHLVLVGGSDYLTQLRAEHPHPRLHFTNVSRNPIDWVDLFDVGLLPSYFRAESLPNSIVEYLSCGKPVIATRIGEVPAMLAAAGGTAGMLVEQVNHQLLDPTQLTEAMRLYLTQPTLLAEHQDRASLAFDKFRMPYCLQQYEQVFRQVMTPSK